The nucleotide sequence TTTTATATGCAAATCGTTCCAAATTGTGTATGTTATTTTACCTGATGTGGAGATACCAATTCGGGGGGTGCTGTAGAAAATAAATGCAGAAGAACAAGGGAGCGGGGTATTCCGCTTTCTCTTGCTCCATCCACAacttttttaacaatttcttctGGAGTAAGTGGAAGCAACACTTTTAATGCTCGTAATGTTCTATATTGTTGTTGTTCGGACGAACCTAATTGTCCACCTCTACACAAGGGAGCAACAGCTACTTCTATCtaaagaaaaatgaattttatCTTAATGAGCTTCTCCTTCATGCAAGCTGTTCTTCAATAATATACCTGACTGAAGTCAACAATAAGTTTCGCTTTTCCAAAATCTGTTAAAGGCCTTATTATGCAAGCATGTCTTACAAATAGTTCAATACATCGCGAAGCAACCGTCTTACAGCTTAAATAACAGTCAATCAATTAGTATCACGAAATCTATAATATGAAACATTATAactacaatttatttaccattcAGCAACGACGGTTTGATTCTTGTATGGCACAAGAAATGTGTTTACAGAACGTAAAATAAACCCTTGTAATTCGCGCATATACAAAGAACAGTTAATTTCCTTTCCCAGAGGACTGTTCGGACTGTATTGAAAAAGTTCGTTTTATTTATGAACATGtttaaagtaaaaataaaaataaattactttGTTCACTTACTCTCGAAACTCCGGATCGTCATGCATGGTTAAAATAATACTTTCAATAGCATCATTAATAGAAGCTAATAATTGTGACaatatatttttcgttaatgtATCTGTTTCCTTCAAAGCCATAGAGATTATATTACTTCCTTCCATTGGCAAACCAGTAGATAAATTCGCTACTACTCGATTTATTTGATTAGAAAGATAATGAAGTAGATTTGCAAGCAACACATTAGTTTGCTGTACAGTGGTAGGTGAATCAATTACTTGACTAGCTTCACCTCCCACATGTAATCCTTGCTCACACTTTAAACAGAAAAGTCTTATAGCTTTGCCCACATTACGAGCAATTACCGTTGAAAGACCATCATCCACTAGTGAGACACTTAGTTCACTAAAAACAAACGATGAAGTAATATATTTTAATGCGTGAATGTAAAAAATCTCAATATCTATTTTCTTTTTACTTTGTCACTGTACGAATCAGGCCATCAATTTCATCTTGAGTAGGTAATCCTTCACCAGAGAACATAGTATGCACTGGATCCAATAAACGTGATACTGAACGCGACAAATATGCATTCTCAAACGGAGACAATACATTATGGCTAATGGAAAGAGCAAATatgttattttgtataaaagaaAAAAGTAATTTAGGCAAAATATTTTCTAGCTTACTTAATATTGTAAATGCCAATATTTTGTGATCTTTCCTTTAATCGTTTGCTCAAATCTAGAAAAATCCTCAAAAACTTTGGATACTCGCCTTCTAATGCTTGTTTAACAAATGAGGAACCTATAAATATAAAAGAATTATCTTTAATGTTtcaaaaatgatttaaattaaTACTTACTTTGAGCACGTTCGACTAATACTTTAGAAAGTAAATCGTTTATTCTATTCCAAAATTTTTGAGATAATTCATTTAAATCTTTTGCATGATACTCTAATAGAATTCTTTGAAGCAACTCAATCTGAAACAACAAGTAGAATTTATACATAAATTGTTATACATCTGTACACAACATTGTACACACAAAAGTTAAGATAATAATTTCCACTTACTTGTAAACATTGTGTATAAAGAGTATCTTGAAATAGTCTTTCAAGATTTTCCCAAATTCGCGTACGTAAGTTTCCAGACGATCCTAGAGAAGGAATAGCTGCTCGTCCAGGTGCTCCTCTTTTTCCAAAATCTTGATTTGTTACTAGAGTCACATCTAAGGATTCTGTagcaattttttcaatttccaaTAAAGCAGAATCCATAACATTATCTACTGCTCCTTTAACAATTCCTAAATTTTGAAACACTTGTACTGCAGTACTAACctgtttattagtttatttaaTTAGCTAGCTATTATTATTAGCAATTAGCTATTACAAAAATTGTTATACTTCAAAAATTAATATGCAGTTATATACCTTTGCTCCATCCATTGTTTGTAAACCTTGAGATAAAGTATGAGTTGCTATTCTTTGTACTGTTGTTCTATGAGCTTTAACAGCTTGTTGGTCATCAGCAATTACATCCAAACCATTTAAATCCGTGTCCATCATCAGTTGTTCTAAAAATAACAACTGcttgtataatattttaaaatattatagatttattcaagcaattaattattaactaacCCAGCTCGTGCAGACTGTTAGCAGCTTTTATAATGTCTGGACCCTGTATATTATTTGTCATTTGGGAATATAAACGCTTTGATAAATGTTGCATTCTAGCCACTCTTCGTAATAAATCAGAAGTTTCATGTAATCTTGCTAAAACAACTGTTTGATTTTCAATTCTATTGAATGGATCAACAATCTTTCCACGTAAGCGTTCTACAGCTGATAACAAACTCTAAAATTTGAATGtatttaacaattataaaaccgATGTAACATACTGTAGCattttttcaaataatataatttgataTATACTTGAACATGAGATTGCATTATTGCAAGTACACCTTCTAACTTTTCAACCCATGTTGCTTGTGATAATAAATCTTCATGATTAGCTAAAACTTGCTTCTGTAGTTCtgtatttaatatttcaattgctaaaatgaataaaaaagtaCACTATGTAACATATTAATTTTATTCGCCGATTATACTATGTTATTCGTGTACCTTGtcctaatttgtttatttgctgtGCTACTGATAACACTTGATTAATATCAGTTTTCTTACATTCAGcatcaaaaaattgtttaaagaaatctagaaaacataaaattaattgaGCAAAGAATTATAGACATTGTCATAAAATATATAGTTTACAATAAATTACCGTCTTTTTCTATTCCTTCCCAACTAGTAATTTCATCCATTATTAGGTTATTCAATAGTATGAAtagtatgaaaaatatgttataCGTATAAAGGGAAAATGTGAAATACCGAATGACACGTCACAAAATTGTATAGGTTGGTAATTGATTATTTTGATTTTCCCTACTATATTATTTCCTATGTCCTAAAAAGCAGAATATAAATtagattgtatttatttatgctAAGGAAGTTTTACGAAAACATTGTAAGAATACATATGTTTCAATGCATACAAATCACATACAGTGATAtgtacatacacacatacacagaTAACTCGAGAAGGATTTGTGATCAGTGTTGCACagtttgtacatatatacacgaGCATGTGTCAAACAGATTTAAagcattgaaataaaattaaattaacgtATAATTTTGTTCTCTGTTCTCTGATAAATACCAATTGAAGAAAATGATTCacagtttatttattataaattcttcagGGTAAGTAAAAAATTGTATAAGAAGCAAATGTGACATTTAACAAGTATTTGGTTAGAAATATGCGTGTCTTTCTGTTATATACATTCAATATTCCATATAAATATCTTCATTTTGCAGCAAATAAATTtccttaataaaatatttttaatttcctAAAGTTGAAATGTTTAATTTCATGTGTAGGGATGTATTTATGGAGAAGCATTGGAAAAGTGCTGTTGCTAGATCATTATGTGATTACTTTTTTGACCAACAGCGAAGAGTCTTATCTCCTGAAGATACACCACCTGTAATAGCTACACCTCATCActatttaattagtatatatcgTTGTAATATGTTCTTTGTTGCAGTTTGTATGACAGAAGGTACCTATCAAATTTTACGTACTTTATTCAAATTAATGGTCTTGTTTTAAATTTTTACATGTCATTTTTACATTACAGTTCCACCGCTATTTGTAATAGAATTTTTACACAGAGTAGTGGACACATTTGAAGACTACTTTAGTGAATGTACAGAAAccattataaaagaaaattatgtaGTTGTATACGAATTGTTAGATGAAATGTTGGATAATGGTTTTCCATTAGCTACTGAATCTAACATTTTGAAAGAACTTATTAAACCACCAAACATCTTAAGGACTATTGCAAATACTGTTACAGGAAAATCTAAGTCAATATTTGAATTGTTCAATTACAGCAAATATGTGATTGAATACAGTTTTATTTGAtcctaattatatttataaattatagtgTGAGTTCAACATTACCAAGTGGACAACTCTCTAATGTTCCTTGGAGAAGAACAGGCGTGAAGTACACAAATAATGAAGCATACTTCGATGTTGTAGAAGAAGTAGATGCTATTATTGATAGAACTGGAGCAACTGTATTTGCAGAAATTCAAGGCTATGTAAGTTActtggaaaatttatatttacgcAATGGTTTAAATCCGCATCATGTGTCAGCATTGTAAAACTATAATTACAGATTGATTGCTGTATAAAATTAAGTGGTATGCCAGATTTAACACTTTCTTTTATGAATCCTAGATTATTTGATGATGTTAGTTTTCATCCTTGTGTTAGATTTAAAAGATGGGAGGTAAGAATATGTAAAATTTTaagtaaatttattatttatatcattaaTCAAATATCTACTCTTTTTCAGTCCAAACGAATACTTTCTTTTATTCCACCAGATGGTAACTTCCGACTTCTTTCTTATCATATAGGATCACAGAGTATTGTGGCTATTCCAATATATGTGAGACACAATATTAGTCTTAAAGAACCAGGTGGTGGTAGACTAGATATAACTGTTGGACCAAAACAAACTATTGGCCGAACTGTGTGTATTTATTTGATAGTAACTTTTATAcatgttaataaaatattaaaatatatattttttaggtGGAAAATGTGACGCTAGAAATTCCTATGCCAAAAATAGTGTTGAATTGTACTCTAACTCCAAATCAGGGAAAATATTCATTTGATCCTGTCAGCAAAATACTGTTTTGGGATATTGGAAGAATAGATGTTTCCAAATTACCCAATCTAAAAGGCTCAGTATGTATAGTTTGTACCTGAAATTAAATAAGCAAATACTGAGACAATAAATATGCAAGTATGTTTCAGATTGCAATTCAAAATTCGGCTAGTGTAATGGAATCTAATCCTGCAATTAATGTAAATATACGTTTTCTATACAGGTAGTAGTTctcatttataatattaaaaatgaaaattattaaatcCTGTTTTAGGTACATTTTACAATCAATCAATTAGCAGTATCTGGCTTGAAAGTTAATCGATTAGACATGGATGGAGAGAAGTATAAACCTTTTAAAGGTGTTAAGTACATTACCAAAGCTGGGAAGTTTCAGATAAGAATGTAAATAAGTATCAGTGATTCCATCaagaaatgaaatatttttcatatttagaATACTGAATGTCTAATAAAGGTGCAaataacaaaaagaaacaaatcaataaatcCCTATATCATACAGTAAGATTTTTTCCCTGTAATTATAGATATTAAACTTTTTTACGAAAGCATAATATTGCAATccttataataaattttagttgtatctttaaatgtaaataattatgAATATAAAGATAATTGTTTCGATAATGAAAAAGATATCtcaaatttttcgaaaaattaattttattagtattttgtaaaaaacataaataatggatttaacatttttatatagTTAAGTGATACATGTTAAAAGTAATATTTAGGTACACAAATAGTTATGTCATAGATTGGTGGCACAATATCtttttggcttcaaaatctTCCCATGTCGGATGTGtggtatatgtatataaacgTTCCATATTTGTAGCATATATAGTATGATTACTGACCAGATTTTTGTACATCTATTTATCAGAAAGAAAAAATTCAATATAAGAAGTATAGAGTGTAACTTAAATGTGTTTagtaaatttaattattttttacctTAAGAGTGCGCTGTAAATCAGCTGTGCTGACAGGTTTTAATGTGGGAGGTATAGTTTGTGTAGAACATGCATAAGCAAAAGCTGTTGCTTGTTCTGCCTCTTCAAGGTTTGGTTTTATTGAAGGTACTTGGCCGTAAGGATCTACGATTTTTGTTGCAGATTGATCTGATGATTGTAATATGTGAGTGGAATTTCTTTTCCAGGAATTAGGTACAGGTTCtccaatattataaataaatgtattttcTCGTACTGCATATCCCTTTCTTCTAGTAAATATTGCAGTCagtatatttttcaaaaaaatctgtGTTGCAGCTATAACAATATGTGCAGTATTCTCTTCTGCTCCATCCATATTATTCTCCCATGCTGCAAGCATTAATCTTGCTAATACAAAAGTTCTATCTGGTAATACAAGTTCTTGTGCACTAGAACGATTTGCTCCAATGGGCTCATCTCCAACAGGTGATGATGTTTGATTTAGTACCTCAACGTACATATCTGCAGgctaaatatagaaataaagatataatattatgataatcaaataagtaatttaataatattcatttGACAAACCTCAAAGTTTGATTTATCAGTTTTATATTTGCGTTTTAATCGTAGTCGTTTCTCTTTTATAACTTTATCTCTATCTATTTTACGATTAGGTGTAGCAGCAGCTAGTCCTCTCACTTTATTAAATAAACATAAAAGAAATTCATTATGAAGACGAACTTGATCTTCTGTCATAATATTTCTTGCTTCACAGTCAAATTCTTCTTTCGTTGTCTGaaacaataatattttaaacacAGTGATAATGGAAATCATAAAGaacttttaaataaaattaaattacctTCATTTGAAACCAAAGTTTCATTTTTTCAAAATATCTGtcaacaaaaataaatattatagaataatagTATTTTAAATGGTGTTTAAAAGAATGTTAATTATATGCAAAATTGAAATTAGAAACCATATAGTGTTTGACAAATAACCTTCACTTCAACATTGTATATTCGTAATATTAACttatcgttttaaatcaaaatATGTCTTACACTTTTGCATTCTCTCCAAGGGAGGCTACAAGACTTTTTCTAGCTAAATTCAACTCTTTTGATGTCGTCATTTTTAATTGTACTGTATAATTCGTACATACACATATATTATTCTAATTTAACAATCGCAGAAGCAAAtcaaatttagcttcaagaaaattaactaaaattaaAAGAATCAGTATCGATTGATATCGCGGGGAATGTTTTCAAATTCTAAACTTGATTTCGATGTGCGGCACTTTCCTAAACTTCACATTTGGTACTTTTTACCACAGACGAATCATAGAAGTAGATCTAGCACCCGATGTGTCTTTGTCTGACCCGGAATCTAGATTGCCGCCATTTTAATCATCCCCATCGTCATGATAGCGCgctttattcaaataacaaaTAGCATGAGAACCAGTATAGCAGTACGTAAAATACATGTCTAAAGTACAATTGGTTTAATTTTGTATGGTGGTTGATAAATAATTTGGAACGAATCATTACTGAATAAGAaaggtttattattaattttaatagttttataATTTCATAAGTTATAATAAGTTTTAATTCTAGTTTATGATAATTTACAGTAAATTAATAGTTATCAACCGTGTAATATCTTTTGAAGCATTTTGGTACATGTAATGGGACTTTACATCTTTttcactcccacgttgtttcgcTACGTTTTTTATGTTTTGTACAAACTTTACAGTTATATTTTAACCGAAAGTTTATTGACTGCTAAAATTCGCAGACATATTGGCTATAAAAGTCGGTACCCTTAGACCGCGGCGGGGATTAGCAATGTGTCAAGCTGGTACTTTagctattaataaaataattgagGACATATAACCCAATGTCATCATTCATCGCCAATGTAACAGCGAGGATATCGACTCCAGGAGCAGAGAGGACGTCACAGCCAGGAGCAGCGAGGACATCGGAACCAGGAGCAGCAGACATCGGAGCGGATAAATCAATGTAATAAACACGTGTACATTATTTACGTCATTATAAATGGATTATTTCCTGTATACCactataaaatagaaaataaaaaatttgttttttatATTAGTTTTTAACTTTGATTATTTTGCTTTCCCCTATGTTGTAGtgtattaaatacattttttcgaaaTTAGGTTATGTACACCATTACGTTGCTTCTTTTAGTTTGTATGATAGCGTACATAACTATTTTCGAAAGGAAAAATGTACTTAATACATTCTGGCTCTAGAATCAAGAATTTGGATTACCGCTTATAAACCGCCATATTGAATTTTAGTTCGTCCAAGTGTGCAACTAGTACAGATGGCAGTCAAAATAGTGCCCCCAATTATCCCTAGAGTCGACACTCCCTGAACCAACTGTTACATGTTTTGTGTTTCAGATCCTGATTTCGAATTTCAGCCAGGGTTTTCATAATCTGTCATAACCTTACGAAATATGCGTATAGAAACGTGTTATTTTTGTTCGTCCCGGATTTATCCGGGACATGGAATTCAATTTGTAAGAAATGATTGTAAGGTAAGCATTATGGATGTGATAATGTATAATTCATAGTTTATAAACTATTTatgtttagaatattattatttcatatattatCATCGTGTAGTTTGTGATGTCaaaatttattttctaatagATATTCAAGTTTTGTCGGTCGAAATGTCATGCTGCCttcaaaaagaagaaaaatccaAGAAAAGTCAAATGGACCAAGGCACACAGGAAAACTGTTGGCAAAGAATTGGCTGTGGATCCATCCTTCGAATTTGAAAGGAAGAGGAATATTCCTATTAAATATAATAGAGAATTATGGAATAAGACAATGGATGCAATAAAGAAAGTAGAAACAATCAGACAGAGAAGACAGAATCTACACATAATGCAACGGTTACGTAAAGGGCGTGAATTGGAACAAGAGAGAGACGTGAAAGAGGTTCAGCGTGATTTATCTCTTATAAGGTCTCCTGCTGCTGGTCTTAAGGAAAGAAAGAGATTGGAAGAAACTGTAGAAGAAGACACAAGGATGGAAGAATCCAATGATGAAGAAGAGCCTCAAGAGTTAGAAGTGAACTGATTTAATCTATTGCGTCACATTGGTAGAAATCTTTGATGAAAAACAGTACTTGCTTGTTTACAATATGTGTTTCATAATATTTGGTTTATCACAAATTGTAATTTCTATGAAATTACATTTTTGTAATAGAAAAGTATGGTTTTATATTAACAACTTGTAAATATAACTTGCACGAcgcaatgaaaataaaatgattatatttCTATGTTGAGCATTCATCGTTACTATGTTTTGTTAATATGTGTAATGGcgccatttttatattttcagaaaCAGAAGATTCATGCCGtttttaattcatttttttaTGGAGAGAATAGTAAGCATCATTTGTAAATAGTTGATAATAGATTTTTCTTTATGTTTTTCACACATGGATGCAGGATTTTTAAGATTTTGTTCTCATAGTGTTTATATTTCACATGTGTATACATATGTGCATGCAGTTGAGTTAGGAGGTTCTACCACTATGCGGTGATAGTGTTCTAGAAACATTACAATTCTTGTATTTTTATCCTGTCTTATGATAGGATTTCTATCATGTCTTGTAGTCTGTCACAAGTCACAGTCTGCACGAATTGATGGATATGACGAATTATGGTCATGACGAAATGCTGCATATACATGACATATGTGCATGCATTCATGACTTATATACACGATGTATGTACACACAACTGTACGTGTACATAGTGtacgtatgtacatacatagAAGTCCACATTTGAAGTGTTAACcttaaatatgttttgtttattattataattgtgaTTTTTGCTGTATTTTAAGCTGTGATAGTTCAATCTTTATGAAGAAATAACGTAAAAATGGCTTTGGAAAGTGATGCAAGATCAATCGATTTTAAGCGGTTACAATTAGAGGaaagattaaatgaaaatatattaGAGAAAATTGAGGATGATCTTGACATTGAAGAGAAGATATCTCTTTTATTCTTAATGACAAGTAATTATACGCATGGCTTCCAAGATGTTTATCAATTATTGCAGGAACATATGGAACAAAAAACTTATATACTTAAAGCATTTATTGAGATCCATAAGGACAATTGGAGAAATAAGTTATTAGAAGCAGTGTGTATCATTCAAAATCGACAGATTATAAGAAAATTGGGAATATTATACAAAGATTTACAAGTACAATATATGCCACAGTATAGACGATGGTCAAAACATGTACACCAAATTGCAAAGTGTCTGTACCTGTTATGCGAAGAATTAACACAAGAGAAAGCTGTAATGCTATTGCAGTATGTAAAAAGTGATTTGAGCAAATATGAGGAATGTTTAAAGGACACAGATTGCTTAGAGTTGCATATGTTATATTGGATGCAAGAAACATACATTTCAATTAACTTAGGTTTACTTTCTCACAAAATTCTTTTTGATAATTTCTTCCATACGGTGTAATCTTATTATATTACTTTCGATATTATTCTGTTATTTTAGACGATAAAGTGAATGTGAAAAATTTACTTCGGCACTTAAAAAAATTTGATGACTTGATACTTTTTTATGATGACTTGGAAATATATCAAAATCGTCAGAATGTGTTAGATAATCAAAATCTAAGCTTCTCAAGTACACCTCGATTAAAATTTACTACAActcaagaaatttcatttcCTAATGGTACAGGAGAATCTGTGAAAAGATTGGAAAAAGGACTTTGTataattataaatgaaatgtGCTTTGCAGGTCATAAGGTACTAAAAATTGGCTGAACTTGTCATTTCTGTACAAGAAGCATGTAGATGGATCATATTACAGTCTTTTTATGCAATTTTCAGTACGAGACTCGGTTTGGTACATTGGCAGATTGCACAAAGTTATCAGAAACATTTAAAGGTTTTGGTTTCACTGTTGATAAACttgaaaacttgaaaaaacatgAAATATGTAAAACATTGGAAAATATTCCAAAAAAATATGGAATTAGCTATGACTgtttatttttatgtattttaagCCATGGATGTAAAGGTACAAATAATACAGCATTTTATTAAGCTAAAATTTAAATTAAGGTATtgaaattaataagtaatttacaaatagaaatgaataaaatatataattaattaatgttgaaggaaatattattACATCGGACGAACAAGAAGTTAGCCTAGAAGAAATTGAGCAAATGATTTGTTGTGAACAGTTAAAGGATGTCATTAAAATTGTCATTATACAAGCTTGTCAAGGAACAGTAACaggtaaattaaattttatgtaTCTCATTATCAACATTGAAGTTTATTTATAATAGCATTTTATTGCAGGACAAGTAAATGAGAATTTAACTACGGATAGCCCTAtcaaacacaatatttcaaacattttagcATATAGAAACTTCTGCATATTCATGTCTACAATGCAAGGTTTTGTGTCTGTGCGTCACAAAGAAGAAGGTAACGATTTATGCAATTTTTGTAACTAACGATTCCTAGAATGTACTTTTGAGTTCTTATACTTATTGTAACTTTGTTCATTTAGGATCATGGTTTATACAAGAGATGTGTAACATATTTCAAACTGAAGGATCCAAAATAACGTTTCTGGAAGCTACCCAAAAAGTAATTCAGCGGGTTATGGAAAAGAGAGGAAAATTAAATGGAGCAGATGTCGTTGCTCAATTACCCGAATTACGTACATGCAGGTTGCTTACAAATTTTCAATTTCCAGAATATAAAGCAGACAGATAGCAAAATGTTGATGATGATTGTAtaggaaatgaatcggcaaatttattattcagAGTCAAAGTTTTAAACGTGTTTATTTGATAGAGGTTCGGTGTGAACTGTTTCCAACATCGGTTCACCTTTTGCCGAATTCTACAATTGTATTGTTATGTTTGACGTACTGTTGTTAGGGAACAAAGATCTTaaagatattttatatttattttacaaagTATTTTCTTATGATAAAAAGATGCCATCAAAATGAAAAAATAGGATGTATTCTAAAAGAATTATATACTATTTGTAAATCTTATATCTTTTTGTCATACTTCACCGATTCCTGTTTCCTAATAATTTACGGATACTATGTTTTTCGTGTTATCTCGCTTTGAACATGCGTCTGTTACAATTCTAATAACGAAGAAGTaaatacattcaaaaatagaCATCAGACTGAAGCCAGCAAATAATCCCAAAAGACCACCGAACGTTGCTGAAATTAACCATTAtctgttaaaaaaaaaatgtttctgattttcattttattattttattaacataTCTTACCAAATACGTGACGCCAGCTGTAGCGTATATCTCGTCTGTACTGAATAGACACTAGGTCACCGaagaatatatgtattatacttTGATTGTTCCAGGAATTGTTTTCCCTGAAACACGAATTCAGTGCTAAATATGTGACATTgatatatacatttttataaattaattcttCGACTTAATAGTAAAAATGATTAGAGTGAACCgtaaattttattaaatgaaattcTTACGTTCCACTGATCATATTACGCTTGATAACTATGcagaaagaaatatatatatggtagcgagtatataaatataatagaaacaAATGCTACAAATGTTCTTGTATATACGCTTTTGGATATGGATGGACAATACTGCtgcagaataataataaattacccGTCATAGTTTGAATACTTGAGACCGACATGAGAAACACGGTTGTTAAGTATACCTTCCGACTTTTCTACAGAATAAAGATAAAAATTGCAGTCTGTTTTGCAACTGCAGGGCATCTTCATCATGTTTATGTTTGCGATAGGTAGAATCTTAGGCGAAAGATCTACACCTGGCCAAGCAGTTATGTACcaaactgaaaattttaatttgttatttcTCAATAATTATTGTTCCCACATATTGTTCATGAGATGTTGTCGATCTTAATTATGTTAGACTCGCGTTACAAAACTGTGTGTCTGCACTTACATTTATAAGCTTCCAAACAATCGATATCCTTGAAATTGCACACTCTAGTTTCTGAAATATATCTTCCATTACAGTATACATATGGTTAGAAACGAACAActtataataattgacaatCATACTTTATAATAGATTTCATATATCCATTCTTAAACTATGTCAAAGTATTAAAACGCTTGTACaactaaataataatgaaatagcCAACCGTTCTGTGGATAATAGTACGGAACACATCCACACTTTGTTTTAATTACGTTAGCTCGACACTGTGTCAGACAGTTCTGGTAAGAGTATCTAGCAAAAGGGTACATCCGTTCGGAGT is from Megalopta genalis isolate 19385.01 chromosome 4, iyMegGena1_principal, whole genome shotgun sequence and encodes:
- the carmine gene encoding AP-3 complex subunit carmine; its protein translation is MIHSLFIINSSGDVFMEKHWKSAVARSLCDYFFDQQRRVLSPEDTPPVIATPHHYLISIYRCNMFFVAVCMTEVPPLFVIEFLHRVVDTFEDYFSECTETIIKENYVVVYELLDEMLDNGFPLATESNILKELIKPPNILRTIANTVTGKSNVSSTLPSGQLSNVPWRRTGVKYTNNEAYFDVVEEVDAIIDRTGATVFAEIQGYIDCCIKLSGMPDLTLSFMNPRLFDDVSFHPCVRFKRWESKRILSFIPPDGNFRLLSYHIGSQSIVAIPIYVRHNISLKEPGGGRLDITVGPKQTIGRTVENVTLEIPMPKIVLNCTLTPNQGKYSFDPVSKILFWDIGRIDVSKLPNLKGSIAIQNSASVMESNPAINVHFTINQLAVSGLKVNRLDMDGEKYKPFKGVKYITKAGKFQIRM
- the RpL24-like gene encoding ribosomal protein L24-like, with protein sequence MRIETCYFCSSRIYPGHGIQFVRNDCKIFKFCRSKCHAAFKKKKNPRKVKWTKAHRKTVGKELAVDPSFEFERKRNIPIKYNRELWNKTMDAIKKVETIRQRRQNLHIMQRLRKGRELEQERDVKEVQRDLSLIRSPAAGLKERKRLEETVEEDTRMEESNDEEEPQELEVN
- the fws gene encoding conserved oligomeric Golgi complex subunit 5 four way stop, with amino-acid sequence MDEITSWEGIEKDDFFKQFFDAECKKTDINQVLSVAQQINKLGQAIEILNTELQKQVLANHEDLLSQATWVEKLEGVLAIMQSHVQSLLSAVERLRGKIVDPFNRIENQTVVLARLHETSDLLRRVARMQHLSKRLYSQMTNNIQGPDIIKAANSLHELEQLMMDTDLNGLDVIADDQQAVKAHRTTVQRIATHTLSQGLQTMDGAKVSTAVQVFQNLGIVKGAVDNVMDSALLEIEKIATESLDVTLVTNQDFGKRGAPGRAAIPSLGSSGNLRTRIWENLERLFQDTLYTQCLQIELLQRILLEYHAKDLNELSQKFWNRINDLLSKVLVERAQSSSFVKQALEGEYPKFLRIFLDLSKRLKERSQNIGIYNINHNVLSPFENAYLSRSVSRLLDPVHTMFSGEGLPTQDEIDGLIRTVTNELSVSLVDDGLSTVIARNVGKAIRLFCLKCEQGLHVGGEASQVIDSPTTVQQTNVLLANLLHYLSNQINRVVANLSTGLPMEGSNIISMALKETDTLTKNILSQLLASINDAIESIILTMHDDPEFRDPNSPLGKEINCSLYMRELQGFILRSVNTFLVPYKNQTVVAECCKTVASRCIELFVRHACIIRPLTDFGKAKLIVDFSQIEVAVAPLCRGGQLGSSEQQQYRTLRALKVLLPLTPEEIVKKVVDGARESGIPRSLVLLHLFSTAPPELVSPHQSASWSVGRLSQWLDKHPNERDRLAFCSGPLERYQLTIRQHNLPTFHPLFPLMKKLADLDDH
- the Dredd gene encoding caspase-8 Dredd; its protein translation is MALESDARSIDFKRLQLEERLNENILEKIEDDLDIEEKISLLFLMTSNYTHGFQDVYQLLQEHMEQKTYILKAFIEIHKDNWRNKLLEAVCIIQNRQIIRKLGILYKDLQVQYMPQYRRWSKHVHQIAKCLYLLCEELTQEKAVMLLQYVKSDLSKYEECLKDTDCLELHMLYWMQETYISINLDDKVNVKNLLRHLKKFDDLILFYDDLEIYQNRQNVLDNQNLSFSSTPRLKFTTTQEISFPNGTGESVKRLEKGLCIIINEMCFAGHKYETRFGTLADCTKLSETFKGFGFTVDKLENLKKHEICKTLENIPKKYGISYDCLFLCILSHGCKGNIITSDEQEVSLEEIEQMICCEQLKDVIKIVIIQACQGTVTGQVNENLTTDSPIKHNISNILAYRNFCIFMSTMQGFVSVRHKEEGSWFIQEMCNIFQTEGSKITFLEATQKVIQRVMEKRGKLNGADVVAQLPELRTCRLLTNFQFPEYKADR
- the LOC143259313 gene encoding transcriptional adapter 1 — translated: MTTSKELNLARKSLVASLGENAKVYFEKMKLWFQMKTTKEEFDCEARNIMTEDQVRLHNEFLLCLFNKVRGLAAATPNRKIDRDKVIKEKRLRLKRKYKTDKSNFEPADMYVEVLNQTSSPVGDEPIGANRSSAQELVLPDRTFVLARLMLAAWENNMDGAEENTAHIVIAATQIFLKNILTAIFTRRKGYAVRENTFIYNIGEPVPNSWKRNSTHILQSSDQSATKIVDPYGQVPSIKPNLEEAEQATAFAYACSTQTIPPTLKPVSTADLQRTLKMYKNLVSNHTIYATNMERLYTYTTHPTWEDFEAKKILCHQSMT